A segment of the Prochlorococcus marinus str. SB genome:
AATAATCGATAATAAAACAACACCAACTGATAGACAAAGGCTCCAGGCAAAAGCTACTTGCATATGATTTAAATAATATTATTAGCTTAATAATTGAAGCTCGTTATCGTGATAAATGAAAAATCATTACCATAGATAAAACTTTGCAAAAAATGTTGTAATTTATAAAAAAAATCATTTATGGATATTTCAAAGATTTTTTTAATTTTTGGCATAAGTTTACTAATATATTCTGCTTTTCTGTTTTTAGGATTTTTTCTTAAGAATAAAAATTTAAAGGCACAGAATCTAAAAAAAGAAGAATAGATTATTAATGCCAAGAAAATTTTCTATTTTCTCAATATTTTTATATCTTTTTGAATATATTTCATGGAAATAAAGTTTGATCCAAATAATAATGAGGGATATTTGAAATCAAATAAGACAGTTGCTGGTATATGAAAAAATTTTATAAATTTCTTAAAAGTTTTCTATTTATATCACTTTGGCTTATTTTATCCTCATTTTTAAACCAATATTGGAATACCTTTCATTGGGAATATATTTACTTAAACTTCAGAATTATATTTGATAAAGAATTTTGGTTTGTTGTCGAAAAAATTCTTTTAGGATTTGATATTGGTTACTGGTTAGAAGAAGCACTAAAATTCTTAAGTTATGAAATACCTAAAGAATCATTTAAATATTTACCAATTTATTTCGTATTAAAGTCTATTTGGATAAAGAATTAATTTATTTTTTTAATAGATTTTAATAAATTCCTTGAAATTCTTGAATAAAGTAGGTGAATTTATTTTTCTTAAAACAAATAAAGTTCCTTTATCACCTCTACAGATTCTAAGCTTATTACTTAAATAAGTTATTTCTAACCACCCTAATTGTTCATTATTTATTTCTTTCATAGCCTTTATATTTTTTCTTCCAAATTTAGGACCAATAACACCAGCATGTGTAAATTTGACCCCAATTTTTTTTTCATTTATGTAATTAAGTCTTATTAAAATGCCAGTACCAATAATTGATTTTATTCCTCTAGGTTTAAGTAAATTAAGACCATTTAAATTTAAGGGATCAAGAATTTGAAGGTTATCAATAAAAGGAGAATATTTTAAAAAAGGGCTATTAGAACTACTCCACCTAAGCTCCCAAACACCCTGCAAATCATTTCTATCTTTGGTAAAGGAAAAATTATGATCAATTTCAAGTTGTTCGGCAATAGTACGTATACTCTCTGAATTTGGAGATTTAAGAAGTAAATTTAATAAATCATTTTCGGTTTCCATTTAATAAACACTAGAGTATATAGCTAAGGATAAATACTTACCTCCATGTGCTATATTCTACCCAGAATATGTTGATTTGATGACAAAGAGCTATTGGCTAAAGAAAATTTCAATTCCAAATGCTGATTTATTTCTGGAATATATAAGGACAGTATTGCCTTGGATTAAATCTGTGGGAGGAGTAATAGTAAAAAGAGATTTAATACAAGAATCAACCTCAAATGAATGGGATGGAGGGCAGCTTGGATTAGTAATTGAATTCGAATCAAAATTTGCTGCTAAAAAAGCATTTTATTCTGAAGTATTTCAAAAATATCTGCAGTC
Coding sequences within it:
- a CDS encoding PAP/fibrillin family protein; protein product: METENDLLNLLLKSPNSESIRTIAEQLEIDHNFSFTKDRNDLQGVWELRWSSSNSPFLKYSPFIDNLQILDPLNLNGLNLLKPRGIKSIIGTGILIRLNYINEKKIGVKFTHAGVIGPKFGRKNIKAMKEINNEQLGWLEITYLSNKLRICRGDKGTLFVLRKINSPTLFKNFKEFIKIY
- a CDS encoding DUF1330 domain-containing protein, with translation MTKSYWLKKISIPNADLFLEYIRTVLPWIKSVGGVIVKRDLIQESTSNEWDGGQLGLVIEFESKFAAKKAFYSEVFQKYLQSRDLMELVTISTL